In Paraburkholderia caribensis, a single window of DNA contains:
- a CDS encoding DUF4399 domain-containing protein, whose amino-acid sequence MLNNRWLAGAACAGMLVLSGAAHAAGVSFVEPKDGATVSNPIHVKFAVEGMKIVPAGTMTEGTGHHHLIIDGQPLPKGEVIPANDKSLHFGKGQTETEITLPPGDHTLTLDFGDGAHRSYGPEMSKTITIHVK is encoded by the coding sequence ATGCTGAATAACAGATGGTTGGCCGGTGCAGCGTGCGCGGGCATGCTGGTCTTGTCGGGCGCGGCGCACGCCGCGGGCGTCTCGTTCGTCGAGCCGAAGGACGGCGCGACCGTAAGCAATCCCATCCACGTGAAGTTTGCCGTCGAAGGCATGAAGATCGTTCCCGCGGGCACGATGACGGAAGGCACGGGGCATCATCATCTGATCATCGACGGGCAGCCGCTGCCGAAGGGCGAGGTCATTCCCGCCAACGACAAATCGCTGCATTTCGGCAAGGGCCAGACGGAGACGGAGATCACGCTGCCGCCGGGCGATCACACGCTGACGCTCGATTTCGGCGACGGCGCGCACCGTTCGTATGGCCCGGAGATGAGCAAGACGATCACGATTCACGTGAAGTGA
- a CDS encoding AAA family ATPase produces the protein MYLKEIYVENNGVIERLHLSPGFAQNGEPKPFVLVGGNGSGKTNVLSMVADALFEAAAGHYTDVTPSSGQGGRAWFRLVGNTTVKAGSPGSAAILRLAHGDSEFAYVEKAGRLIAADVQQRVPASLRHFVAWETDGNSKACAISSDVAKRSYEEGAYVYFPSSRSETPYWLNQGSLPPTGFDLTQRYTQQLNKPIFVEKGLEKLKQWLLSVLLDVRADVQPLIANNQVHWIAAGNTAQIGPAHALWGNLNAILRTILDSPTARLTWLGRYNKAAIGYAMTDHSPSLPLESLSAGQGTLFNIFGTLMRYGDGTTAGGIPVSGNIAGMCVVDEIDSHMHIDLQYRAIPALIKLFPKVQFILSSHSPLFVLGMEKVFPEGAFDLFDMPSGEPVQAEAYTEFGRALDILQETHAFNDQIRKVANEPGKLLVLVEGETDPLYIKTAIELLGFASLLDAVEIEWIGAKDPKRGEGFNTGKDSLNSAYNFLRAKPELIKRPVCFLYDNDARKADVEDGQLSIRTIPTNPDNAEMRFGIENMLPLGVFTEHVFDTKQNNKGNGTYTTIRSLNKMRLCQKICAEDRNSEHFQGFVPLLQIIANVAHSSTGYEIPAELKRIDGNVNVVGNESPSADAAS, from the coding sequence ATGTACTTAAAAGAAATCTACGTTGAGAACAACGGGGTGATCGAACGCCTGCACCTTTCGCCCGGCTTCGCGCAGAACGGGGAACCAAAACCATTTGTATTGGTGGGTGGCAACGGCAGCGGAAAGACAAATGTTCTGTCCATGGTTGCAGACGCTCTCTTCGAGGCTGCAGCTGGCCATTACACCGACGTAACCCCATCGAGTGGTCAAGGTGGAAGAGCGTGGTTCAGATTAGTGGGCAATACCACTGTAAAGGCTGGCTCTCCCGGTTCGGCCGCGATATTGCGCCTCGCACATGGAGATTCCGAGTTCGCCTATGTTGAGAAGGCCGGTCGACTCATTGCCGCTGATGTTCAGCAACGAGTTCCGGCCTCGCTTCGGCACTTTGTAGCGTGGGAAACCGATGGAAATTCGAAAGCATGTGCCATCTCTTCGGATGTCGCTAAACGCAGCTACGAAGAAGGAGCGTATGTTTACTTTCCATCGAGTCGTTCGGAAACGCCATATTGGTTGAATCAGGGGAGCCTTCCTCCTACAGGATTCGATCTTACGCAGCGATATACTCAGCAGCTTAACAAGCCGATCTTTGTCGAAAAGGGCCTAGAAAAGCTCAAGCAGTGGTTGCTTTCGGTGTTGCTCGACGTCCGCGCTGATGTGCAGCCTCTGATCGCGAACAACCAAGTACATTGGATCGCAGCTGGTAATACGGCTCAGATTGGACCTGCACATGCACTGTGGGGCAACCTCAACGCGATCCTGCGAACAATCCTTGATAGCCCGACCGCGCGGCTGACGTGGCTCGGACGATATAACAAGGCGGCCATTGGATACGCGATGACGGACCACTCCCCGTCGCTTCCACTGGAGTCGTTGTCCGCCGGGCAAGGAACCCTTTTCAACATCTTTGGCACGCTAATGCGATATGGCGATGGCACAACTGCCGGAGGAATTCCGGTGTCTGGCAACATCGCGGGTATGTGCGTAGTGGACGAAATCGATTCGCATATGCACATCGATCTTCAGTATCGTGCGATCCCTGCCCTGATCAAACTGTTTCCGAAGGTTCAATTCATCCTGTCCAGCCATTCCCCGCTGTTCGTCCTAGGCATGGAAAAGGTTTTTCCGGAAGGGGCATTCGACCTCTTTGATATGCCCTCTGGCGAACCGGTGCAAGCGGAGGCCTATACGGAATTTGGGCGCGCGCTTGACATCTTGCAAGAGACGCATGCTTTCAACGATCAAATTCGCAAAGTCGCAAATGAGCCCGGTAAGCTTTTGGTTCTCGTCGAAGGCGAAACGGATCCTCTTTACATCAAGACCGCCATTGAATTGCTGGGCTTCGCCAGTCTTCTTGATGCCGTTGAGATTGAGTGGATCGGTGCGAAGGATCCAAAGCGAGGAGAAGGCTTCAATACTGGCAAAGACTCCCTTAATTCGGCTTACAACTTCCTTCGCGCGAAGCCGGAACTGATCAAACGGCCCGTCTGCTTCTTATACGACAACGACGCTCGAAAAGCCGATGTGGAGGACGGTCAACTTTCAATCCGAACTATCCCAACCAACCCGGATAACGCAGAAATGCGTTTTGGGATTGAGAACATGCTCCCCTTGGGCGTTTTTACAGAACATGTCTTTGACACAAAACAAAATAATAAGGGAAATGGAACGTATACGACCATTCGTTCTTTGAACAAGATGCGCCTTTGTCAAAAAATCTGCGCAGAAGATCGTAACAGCGAACACTTCCAGGGATTCGTTCCGTTGCTTCAAATTATCGCCAACGTCGCACATAGTTCGACCGGGTATGAAATCCCTGCTGAATTGAAGCGTATTGACGGCAACGTAAATGTCGTGGGCAATGAATCTCCTTCAGCAGATGCCGCATCGTAG
- a CDS encoding class I SAM-dependent DNA methyltransferase: MAESHYTDPRLVALYDALNPFSADTRFYLDLAARTDATHVVDIGCGTGLLGCELARRGHRVTGVDPSPAMLDVARRRPGGDQVEWIAGDAAQLGAKSADLAVMTGHVAQVFLDDASFDAVLDAARAALRPGGLLAFESRNPSVSPWAAWTPELSRRVIDDPRYGAVEIWQQLIEVRQERVRFDTHYHFLRDADTVVASSELRFRTQATLSGALTKAGFSGLEWFGDWSRSPIDHASRELIVVARRD; the protein is encoded by the coding sequence ATGGCCGAATCTCATTACACCGATCCGCGGCTCGTCGCGCTCTACGACGCGCTCAACCCGTTCTCCGCCGACACCCGCTTTTATCTTGACCTGGCCGCCCGCACCGACGCTACGCACGTCGTCGATATCGGCTGCGGCACGGGGCTGCTCGGCTGTGAGCTGGCCCGGCGCGGCCATCGGGTGACAGGCGTCGATCCGTCGCCGGCGATGCTCGACGTTGCACGCCGACGGCCGGGCGGCGACCAGGTGGAGTGGATCGCAGGCGACGCGGCGCAACTGGGCGCGAAGTCCGCCGATCTCGCCGTGATGACAGGCCACGTCGCGCAGGTTTTCCTCGACGACGCGAGCTTCGACGCCGTTTTGGACGCCGCACGAGCCGCGTTGCGCCCCGGCGGTCTACTCGCTTTCGAAAGCCGTAATCCATCCGTGTCGCCCTGGGCGGCGTGGACGCCGGAACTGTCGCGCCGCGTGATCGACGACCCGCGCTACGGCGCCGTCGAAATCTGGCAGCAACTCATCGAAGTGCGGCAGGAACGCGTCCGCTTCGACACTCACTATCACTTCCTGCGAGACGCCGACACGGTCGTCGCGTCCAGCGAGCTACGCTTTCGCACGCAGGCCACGCTCAGCGGCGCGCTCACCAAAGCGGGTTTCAGCGGCCTGGAATGGTTCGGCGACTGGTCCCGATCGCCCATCGATCACGCGAGCCGCGAACTGATCGTCGTGGCAAGGCGCGACTGA
- a CDS encoding sensor histidine kinase produces MTLSDFIESDLDGLIDDWIEYARTISAEDVRLDDAQLRNSARELLTGIAADMRESQTTEQQRQKSHGQRLDRDSAFNRIARGHADDRQSHGFDINGVVAEYRALRASVLRRWQEACQLDATAVQEMIRFNEAVDQMIAESVREFSSITERIRDLFTGVLAHDLRSPVGAILNSTRAILADQNLSPTSLRAGTNLQRSAIRVKLLVDDLFVFTSTRLGNALPVQFDDCDVERICHDAADEVCTTHPDAHIRVKARGRLTATCDAERMLQLIVNLVANGVQHGSGRVGVEAVGDNEWITIAVSNGGQPIPARALPTLFDPLTRAQPSPESRKASPGMGLGLYICRCIAHAHNGTIEVESSESGTVFTVKIPRVAT; encoded by the coding sequence ATGACTTTGTCAGACTTCATAGAATCGGACCTGGACGGGCTGATTGACGATTGGATCGAGTACGCCCGTACGATCAGCGCGGAGGATGTCCGTCTCGACGACGCGCAATTGCGCAATTCTGCGCGCGAGCTTTTAACCGGCATCGCGGCGGATATGAGGGAGAGCCAAACTACCGAGCAGCAGCGTCAGAAGTCACACGGCCAGCGGCTCGACCGAGATTCGGCGTTCAACAGGATCGCGCGCGGACACGCGGATGACCGACAGTCACACGGTTTCGACATCAATGGAGTTGTAGCGGAATACCGTGCGCTGCGAGCGAGTGTCCTGCGACGATGGCAGGAGGCGTGCCAACTCGACGCTACGGCGGTTCAGGAAATGATCCGGTTCAACGAGGCGGTCGATCAGATGATTGCCGAGTCGGTGCGAGAATTTTCGTCGATTACAGAGCGTATCCGGGACCTCTTCACCGGCGTCCTTGCACATGACCTCCGCTCGCCGGTGGGCGCGATTCTGAATTCGACGCGCGCCATCTTGGCTGACCAGAACCTGTCACCTACAAGCCTGCGGGCAGGTACCAACCTGCAACGTAGCGCCATACGAGTAAAGTTACTGGTCGATGATCTGTTTGTCTTCACGAGTACGCGCCTCGGAAACGCGCTTCCAGTGCAGTTCGACGACTGCGATGTTGAGCGCATATGCCACGACGCGGCCGACGAGGTGTGTACCACACATCCGGATGCGCATATTCGGGTTAAAGCGAGGGGCAGACTTACCGCCACTTGTGACGCCGAGCGGATGCTCCAACTCATCGTCAATCTGGTTGCAAACGGTGTCCAGCACGGTTCCGGTCGCGTCGGCGTAGAAGCTGTTGGTGACAACGAGTGGATTACGATTGCCGTCTCCAATGGTGGTCAGCCCATACCGGCGCGCGCACTACCCACGCTTTTCGACCCGTTAACGCGCGCGCAACCGTCGCCAGAATCTAGGAAGGCTTCGCCGGGCATGGGCCTCGGCCTATATATCTGCCGCTGCATTGCTCACGCTCACAATGGAACGATTGAAGTTGAATCTAGCGAGAGCGGGACCGTTTTCACAGTGAAGATACCTCGGGTCGCGACTTGA
- a CDS encoding glycoside hydrolase family protein, with translation MTVSSAVRPEVAVPNLGKKSLVVIIGATATAGLIALTGSSEGVSLEPYSDTIGAHVQTVCFGETNVPMHRYTLAECKRMLAGSLAGYADAVRASTPGFDTLTDGQKIAAIDYAYNRGVGAWRATDTRVGPDVRAAYVARNFPDACEMFVKWAKVRRNGEWFDCAIRANGCYGIYTRRRAERAACLGE, from the coding sequence GTGACCGTTTCCTCCGCAGTTCGTCCGGAGGTGGCAGTGCCTAATCTCGGGAAAAAGTCACTTGTTGTGATCATCGGTGCGACAGCCACTGCAGGTCTTATCGCGCTTACGGGCTCGAGCGAAGGCGTGAGCTTGGAGCCGTACAGCGACACGATCGGCGCACACGTGCAGACGGTTTGCTTCGGTGAAACGAACGTGCCGATGCATCGATACACGCTGGCCGAGTGCAAGAGGATGCTGGCAGGGAGCCTCGCCGGATACGCCGATGCGGTGCGCGCTTCGACACCTGGCTTCGACACCTTGACCGATGGGCAGAAGATTGCCGCGATCGACTACGCATACAACAGGGGCGTCGGCGCCTGGCGAGCGACCGACACGAGGGTCGGCCCCGACGTGCGTGCCGCGTATGTCGCGCGCAACTTTCCTGACGCGTGCGAGATGTTCGTCAAGTGGGCGAAGGTAAGGCGCAACGGGGAGTGGTTCGACTGCGCGATCCGCGCAAACGGCTGCTATGGCATTTACACACGACGCCGCGCCGAGCGCGCGGCTTGTTTGGGAGAGTAA
- a CDS encoding lysis system i-spanin subunit Rz, with amino-acid sequence MSPYLITGVAAGLLGIAIGAGGAYTYESRALAIERAAHAHDDEQHANDLNAISKAALDAEQRAIDAHTVAEGMIATLDDQLTKEKEAHEADNARNRAAIADGSRRLRIAVSNFRPAGGGQADSSSGTGSVGDGTSGTAELSPAFGVALFGIVDDGDGDARAKADYLQRFVCVLQQQGMIEGACSLAQDH; translated from the coding sequence ATGAGTCCATACCTGATAACAGGCGTCGCTGCGGGCCTGCTCGGCATTGCCATTGGCGCGGGCGGTGCGTACACGTACGAGAGCCGTGCCCTCGCGATTGAGCGGGCCGCGCATGCGCACGACGACGAGCAGCACGCCAATGACCTGAATGCGATCTCGAAGGCGGCGCTCGACGCCGAACAACGCGCGATCGACGCACACACCGTCGCGGAGGGAATGATTGCAACCCTCGACGACCAACTGACCAAGGAGAAGGAAGCCCATGAAGCTGACAACGCCCGCAATCGCGCTGCTATTGCTGACGGCTCTCGCCGGCTGCGCATCGCAGTGTCGAACTTCCGTCCAGCCGGTGGCGGCCAAGCCGATTCCAGCTCCGGCACCGGCAGCGTGGGCGATGGTACCAGTGGCACAGCCGAGCTATCACCAGCGTTTGGAGTCGCTCTTTTCGGGATCGTCGACGACGGCGACGGCGACGCCCGCGCCAAAGCGGATTACCTTCAGCGATTCGTCTGCGTCCTCCAGCAGCAAGGAATGATCGAGGGAGCTTGCAGCTTGGCTCAAGACCACTGA
- a CDS encoding acyltransferase family protein, with the protein MSGSRNDSIDIARGLGIILVVFGHTKGLPDELHRLVYSFHMPAFFVLSGYLFNSDKASRNALSYLTEKFRRLIVPAWFIGATCGLLFLLKLVAHKITALAFIHLLFGTFVGFPRADGNFLTTPLWFLFCLFCVEAIATGIVCKIRGRSSAIAMCIIGVTAIGFSTRLRFIPFDMHVALGALLYFGLGTAIRHSTGWTFEALATSSLSRFAIVGTIVLGWFACAHFMREPISMSDNFFGSYPFSIAQNVVTSFLGTLAFFLLATSLPRSDLLRWLGTHTVPILGFNYVVSAAVVHLLDHINANLWWLSFVLQAVLLATLAWLLDRTGIIGDIANGRLASRRPVAAAPSRHRPT; encoded by the coding sequence ATGAGCGGAAGTCGTAATGACAGCATCGATATCGCCAGGGGACTCGGCATCATTCTTGTCGTATTTGGGCATACGAAGGGGTTGCCAGATGAACTGCACCGGCTTGTATATTCATTTCACATGCCGGCGTTCTTCGTACTTTCCGGGTATCTCTTCAACAGCGACAAGGCTAGTCGAAATGCGCTCAGTTATCTGACAGAGAAATTCAGACGGTTGATCGTTCCCGCCTGGTTTATTGGTGCGACTTGCGGGCTGTTATTTTTATTGAAACTGGTCGCTCATAAGATCACCGCTCTAGCGTTCATTCATCTCCTTTTCGGTACATTCGTCGGATTTCCTCGCGCGGACGGGAACTTCCTCACCACTCCCCTATGGTTCCTCTTCTGCCTGTTTTGCGTTGAAGCGATAGCAACCGGGATCGTGTGTAAGATCAGGGGTCGATCAAGCGCCATTGCAATGTGCATCATCGGCGTGACAGCGATAGGATTTTCAACGAGGTTGCGTTTCATTCCATTTGACATGCATGTTGCGCTAGGTGCGTTGCTCTATTTCGGACTCGGCACAGCAATACGACATTCGACTGGTTGGACCTTTGAGGCCCTAGCTACATCATCATTGAGCCGGTTCGCGATCGTCGGAACGATAGTCCTCGGGTGGTTCGCATGTGCGCATTTCATGCGTGAGCCAATCAGCATGTCTGATAACTTCTTCGGCTCTTACCCGTTCTCGATAGCACAGAATGTCGTCACATCGTTTCTCGGAACATTGGCCTTTTTCTTACTAGCAACATCGCTGCCTCGATCTGATTTATTGCGATGGCTTGGCACCCATACGGTCCCCATTCTCGGCTTCAACTATGTCGTGAGCGCTGCCGTAGTGCATCTCCTTGATCACATTAACGCCAACCTTTGGTGGCTTTCGTTTGTGTTGCAGGCGGTGTTGCTCGCGACGCTCGCATGGTTGCTCGACCGAACCGGAATAATCGGTGACATCGCGAACGGACGACTCGCTTCACGGCGCCCAGTAGCGGCGGCACCATCCCGCCATAGGCCGACCTGA
- a CDS encoding ATP-binding cassette domain-containing protein yields MSLYTITGAQLAFGHVALLDHADFSLEAGERVGLIGRNGAGKSSLLKIVAELARPDDGLVTRQQDLVTVYVPQEPEFDADVTVFDAVAAGLTHASALLDEYNTVAHELAETPEGAQHDALLARMNALQSSLDATDAWNWRTRVATTLAQIGLDGDARVGSLSGGMQKRVALARALVVQPDVLLLDEPTNHLDFDGIRWLEELLIAQRAGLLFITHDRAFLDRVATRIVELDRGRLLSYPGNFSAYQTRKAQQLEVERVENEKFDKLLAQEEVWIRKGVEARRTRSVGRIARLVQMRNERAERRNVQGNVKLDVGQGEKSGKIVAELTDVTKRYGERTVVDRFSATVMRGDKIGFIGPNGAGKTTLLKMILGELQPDEGKVRIGTNLQVAYFDQMRAQLDLEKSLGDTISPGSDWVEINGQRKHVMSYLGDFLFAPERARSPVKSLSGGERNRLLLARLFARPANVLVLDEPTNDLDIPTLELLEELLTDYDGTVLLVSHDRAFLDNVVTSVIASEGEGKWREYVGGFTDWQIQRERSEQIAQQDLPKEAPKEAAAKDSAAGRNAQRTVKLSFKEQRELEALPEKIASLEAEQKAIGAQIEDGSIFVKDAQEGARLTERYAAIDEELLVAIERWDELESKRK; encoded by the coding sequence ATGTCGCTTTACACCATCACGGGCGCGCAACTGGCGTTCGGCCACGTCGCGCTGCTCGATCACGCGGATTTCTCTCTCGAAGCCGGCGAGCGCGTCGGGTTGATCGGCCGCAACGGCGCGGGCAAGTCGTCGCTGCTGAAGATCGTCGCCGAGCTCGCCAGACCGGACGATGGTCTCGTCACGCGCCAGCAGGATCTCGTCACCGTGTATGTGCCGCAGGAACCCGAATTCGACGCGGACGTAACGGTGTTCGACGCTGTCGCGGCGGGCCTCACGCACGCGAGCGCGCTGCTCGACGAATACAACACGGTCGCGCACGAGCTGGCGGAAACGCCGGAAGGCGCGCAGCACGACGCGTTGCTTGCGCGCATGAACGCACTGCAATCGTCGCTCGATGCCACCGACGCATGGAACTGGCGCACCCGCGTCGCCACGACGCTCGCGCAGATCGGCCTCGATGGCGACGCGCGGGTCGGCTCGCTGTCGGGCGGCATGCAAAAGCGCGTCGCGCTGGCGCGGGCGCTCGTCGTGCAGCCGGACGTGCTGCTGCTGGACGAGCCGACCAACCATCTGGACTTCGACGGTATTCGCTGGCTGGAAGAACTGCTGATCGCGCAGCGCGCCGGTTTGCTGTTCATTACGCACGACCGCGCGTTTCTCGATCGGGTCGCCACGCGCATCGTCGAACTGGATCGCGGGCGTCTGCTGTCGTATCCGGGCAATTTCTCCGCCTATCAGACGCGCAAGGCGCAGCAGCTGGAAGTGGAGCGGGTCGAAAACGAGAAGTTCGACAAGCTGCTCGCGCAGGAAGAAGTGTGGATTCGCAAGGGCGTCGAGGCGCGGCGCACGCGCAGCGTCGGGCGCATTGCGCGGCTCGTGCAGATGCGCAATGAACGCGCCGAACGACGCAATGTGCAAGGCAACGTGAAGCTCGACGTCGGGCAGGGCGAGAAGTCAGGCAAGATCGTCGCCGAACTGACGGACGTGACGAAGCGTTATGGCGAGCGCACGGTGGTCGACCGTTTTTCGGCAACGGTGATGCGTGGCGACAAGATCGGCTTCATCGGTCCGAACGGCGCGGGCAAGACGACGCTGCTCAAGATGATTCTCGGCGAACTGCAGCCGGACGAAGGCAAGGTGCGCATCGGCACCAACCTGCAAGTCGCTTACTTCGACCAGATGCGCGCACAACTCGATCTGGAAAAAAGCCTCGGCGACACCATCAGCCCCGGCAGCGACTGGGTCGAGATCAATGGCCAGAGAAAGCACGTGATGAGCTATCTCGGCGACTTCCTGTTTGCGCCGGAGCGTGCGCGTTCGCCTGTGAAGTCGCTGTCGGGTGGCGAGCGCAACCGTCTGCTGCTCGCGCGTCTCTTTGCGCGTCCGGCGAACGTGCTGGTGCTCGACGAGCCGACCAACGACCTCGACATCCCCACGCTCGAACTGCTCGAAGAGCTGCTGACGGACTACGACGGCACAGTGCTGCTGGTGAGCCATGACCGTGCGTTTCTGGACAACGTGGTGACGTCGGTGATTGCGTCGGAGGGCGAGGGCAAGTGGCGCGAATATGTCGGCGGCTTTACCGACTGGCAGATCCAGCGCGAGCGTTCCGAGCAGATCGCGCAACAAGACTTGCCGAAAGAGGCGCCGAAGGAAGCCGCCGCCAAGGACAGCGCGGCAGGCCGTAACGCGCAGCGCACGGTGAAGCTTTCATTCAAGGAACAACGCGAGCTGGAGGCGCTGCCTGAGAAGATCGCCTCGCTAGAGGCCGAGCAGAAGGCGATCGGCGCGCAGATCGAGGACGGCTCGATCTTCGTGAAGGACGCACAGGAGGGCGCGCGGCTGACCGAGCGCTACGCGGCCATCGACGAGGAACTGCTCGTGGCGATTGAACGGTGGGATGAGTTGGAGAGTAAGCGGAAGTAG
- a CDS encoding DNA adenine methylase, which yields MASPIIPWIGGKRRLADHLIPRFPKHECYVEVFAGGAALYFMRPPAAVEVINDVNGELVNLYRIVQHHLEEFVRQFKWALSSRQVFKWLQDTVPETLTDIQRAARFYYLQQSCFGGKVEGQTFGTATTAPPGLNLLRLEENLSAAHLRLSSTYIENLDWKSCIDRYDRSHTLFYMDPPYWQTEGYGVPFPFSEYEEMAACLRSLKGKAIVSLNDHSEIRRAFNGFYIETVDIKYIVGGGGREASRKELIIFSWDDAAEPAGLF from the coding sequence ATGGCGAGTCCAATTATTCCTTGGATCGGGGGGAAACGTCGTCTCGCAGATCATCTGATCCCGCGATTTCCCAAGCATGAGTGCTATGTCGAGGTCTTCGCGGGTGGGGCCGCGTTGTACTTCATGCGTCCGCCGGCTGCCGTCGAGGTTATCAATGACGTCAATGGCGAGCTGGTCAACCTGTATCGGATTGTGCAGCATCACCTCGAGGAGTTTGTGCGGCAATTCAAGTGGGCGCTTTCCAGCCGTCAAGTTTTCAAATGGCTGCAAGACACGGTGCCCGAAACGCTCACCGATATCCAGCGCGCAGCTCGTTTCTACTACCTGCAGCAAAGTTGCTTTGGCGGCAAGGTGGAGGGGCAGACGTTTGGGACCGCGACGACAGCGCCGCCGGGACTCAATCTGCTGCGGCTTGAAGAAAACCTCTCGGCGGCACATCTCCGGCTCTCCAGCACGTACATCGAGAACCTCGATTGGAAATCGTGTATCGATCGCTACGATCGCTCTCATACGCTGTTCTACATGGACCCGCCGTACTGGCAAACTGAAGGCTATGGTGTACCGTTCCCATTTTCGGAGTATGAGGAAATGGCTGCCTGCCTTCGATCGCTGAAAGGTAAGGCAATTGTCAGCCTGAATGATCATTCAGAGATCCGACGTGCGTTCAACGGCTTTTATATTGAGACCGTCGACATAAAGTATATCGTCGGAGGTGGCGGCCGAGAGGCATCGCGGAAGGAGCTAATCATCTTTAGCTGGGACGACGCGGCCGAGCCTGCGGGCTTGTTCTAA
- a CDS encoding rubredoxin, whose protein sequence is MSEVIEYKSWVCLICGWIYNEEEGLPEEGIEAGTRFADIPVDWRCPLCDVGKAEFAVVEF, encoded by the coding sequence GTGAGTGAAGTGATCGAATATAAGAGCTGGGTCTGTCTGATTTGCGGCTGGATCTATAACGAAGAGGAAGGTTTGCCCGAGGAAGGTATCGAAGCGGGTACGCGTTTCGCCGATATCCCCGTGGACTGGCGCTGCCCGCTGTGCGATGTGGGCAAGGCCGAATTTGCAGTCGTGGAGTTCTGA